GTGAATGCAAACCGTAGATAATTGTGTATCACGAAATGGATTGTGAATATGTTAGAACTGTGTGTTATACACAGATGGAGAAATTGTGAACGCAAACCGTAGACAACTGACAAGTGATTTTGTGGGTGTAATTTTTATGTTTATCAGAATGAATGGAGAGCAATTGGGGTTCAGCAGAGCCGTGGATGGGTGCACTACGCAGTTCACCGCCCAGAGCCTCACATCATGCTGTTCAGGAGGCCACTTAATTATCAGCAGCAACAAGAGAATCAATCGAACATCATGGCTAAGTGATTTAGTGTCCTCCTTGTTGCTATTTTTCATTTCTAAAGCTCTAGAAATGAAAGTGCTCTTATGTTTGAACTTGTCAGTAGTCTAGTATACTTATAAACGAACTATGTACTGTGATCTTGTTTGTAGGCTTTAAGTTATGCTCTTCAAACAAATAGGGTATTGTGAACTTCCCGGTTCTCTATTTCGTCGTACTCTATTGTAGTTCTCTTGTT
The Silene latifolia isolate original U9 population chromosome 11, ASM4854445v1, whole genome shotgun sequence genome window above contains:
- the LOC141611506 gene encoding cyclin-dependent kinases regulatory subunit 1, which codes for MGQIQYSEKYFDDTFEYRHVVLPPEVAKLLPKNRLLSENEWRAIGVQQSRGWVHYAVHRPEPHIMLFRRPLNYQQQQENQSNIMAK